From the genome of Streptomyces sp. JH34:
CCGCCACCGAGAACGGCCAGGTCGACGCCAACTTCTTCCAGCACAAGCCCTACCTGGACGACTTCAACAAGAAGAACAAGACCCACATCGTCCCGGTGGTCGACGTCCACCTCGAGCCCCTCGGTCTCTACTCCAAGAAGATCAAGGACGTCAAGGACATCAAGGCCGGCCAGACGATCGCCGTCCCGAACGACACCACCAACGAGGGCCGTGCGCTCCAGCTGCTCGCCGAGAACGGGCTGATCACCGTCAAGGACGGCGTCGGCACCAACGCCAAGCTCAGCGACATCACGGACAAGAAGGGCCTGGAGTTCAAGGAGATCGAGGCCGCGACCGTGCCCCGCGCCCTGGACGACGTGGACGCCGCCGTCATCAACGGCAACTACGCCATCGAGGCCGACCTGAAGCCCGGCCAGGACTCCCTGGTGCTGGAGAAGGCCGACGGCAACCCGTACGCCAACTTCCTCGCCGTCAAGGACGGCAACGAGGACGACCCCCGGGTCCAGAAGCTGGCGAAGCTCCTGAACTCCGACGAGGTCAAGAAGTTCATCGAGGACACCTACAAGGGCTCGATCATCCCGGCCTTCGGTGAGCCCGCCAAGTCCTGACCCCCGGGCACCACTTGCCGCACGAGCCCCGCTCACCCGCATCCGGGTGTGCGGGGCTCCGCCGTGCGGACCCGGTCATGCGCGTCCACCGTCCGATGCTGCATGCTGGTGGCTTTACACGGTCTTCGGCATGGAGCTGCGCATGACTACCACCTTCCCGTCCATCTCCATCAGCACGGACAGGTTGGTGCTGCGCCCCTTCGACATGGCGGACGTCCCCGCCTACATCGAGATGATGAACGACGAGCTGGTCACCGCCTGGACCGACGCACCGCACCCCTACACCCAGGTCGACGCCGAACGGTGGGTCCGCAGGATCGCGCCCGCCGAGCGCTCCCAGGGCAACGGCATCGTCTTCGCCGTCACCGAGTTCCTCACCCAGCGCCTCGTCGGTTCGGTACGGCTGCTCAACACCGACCGGCGTACCCTGGCCACCGAGGTCCGCTACATCACCGCTCCCTGGGCGCGGGGCGAGGGATACGCGACCGAGTCCGTGCTGGCCCTCGCCGAGTGGCTCTTCCGTGACCAGGGCTTCGAGCGGATCGAGCTGCGCACCCCCGCCGGAAACACCGCCTCCCAGCAGGTCGCCCAGAAACTGGGCTGCATCAGCGAGGGCGTCCTGCGCAACGCCCGGATAGCCAGGACCGCCACCGAGGACGGCGGATGGACCGACATCAGGACCGACCTCATCGTGTGGGGGCTCCTGCCCGAGGACCTGGAGGGCGTCGCCGAGCAGCTGGCCGAAGCGGGCGGCTACGGCGCCTACAACGACTGGAACTGAACCCGCTCCCGCGCATCGGGAGCCACCGGCAGGCCGTTGGTACGGACCGGATACGCTCACCCTTGCTCCGCCCATCCCGCGCGGAGCCCCGCCTGCTCACCCCCTGGAGACTGACGACGATGGCCGACCGGGTCACGGTGATCGGCTGGGACGGCTCCCCACTGCCCGGAGCCGCGACAGCGGCGCTCTCGGCCGCCACGCTCGTCGCCGGTGCCGGCCACCACCTCGAGCTCCCCGAAGTACCCGAGCGCGCGGAACGCATCCGCCTCGGCAGCGTCGACCTGGCCGCCCGCAGGATCGCCGGCCACCGTGGCAGCGCCGTGGTCCTGGCCGACGGCGACCCCGGCTTCTTCGGCGTCGTACGCACTCTGCGCAAGCCGGAACACGGACTCGAGGTCGAGGTCGTTCCCGCCGTGTCGTCCGTCGCCACCGCCTTCGCCCGCGCCGGAATGCCCTGGGACGACGCGCAGATCGTCGTCGCGCACCCCCGCACCCTGCGCCGCGCGGTCAACGTCATCCGCGCCCACCACAAGGTGGCCGTACTGACGTCCCCCGGCGCGGGCCCCGTCGAACTCGCCCTGCTGCTCGACGGTGTCCACCGCACCTTCGTGATCTGCGAGGAGCTCGGCACCGTACGTGAGCGGGTCACCGTCCTCACCTCGGACAAGACGGCGGACCACACCTGGCGCGACCCCAACGTCGTCATCGTGGTCGGCGGCGGTCCCGAGACCTCCGCCACCGGCGTCTGGATCGCCGGCCGCCGCCCCGCGAACCCCGAGGACGTCCGGGGCTGGGCCCTGCCGGCCCCGGCCTACGGTGGCACGGGGGAGGGCGGCGAGGGGGAGTCGCCCGGACTGCGCGCGGCCCAGTTGGCCCGCCTCGGGCCCCGCACCGGCGACCTCGTCTGGGACATCGGATGCGGCGGCGGCGCCCTCGCCGTGGAGGCGGCCCGCTTCGGCGCGGCCGTGCTCGCCGTGGACAACGACCCCGACGCCTGCGCGCGCACGACGGCCGCCGCCCGTGCCTTCCAGGTGAGCGTCCAGGTCGTCAGGGGCACGGCGCCGCACGTCCTCGAACGCCTGCCCGAGCCCGATGTCGTTCGGATCGGCGGGGGCGGGGTCCGCGTGGTCACGGCGGTCGCGGACCGGCGGCCGGAACGCATCGTCACCCATGCCTCGAACCGGGACGAGGCAGAGGCGCTGGGTGCTGCCCTCGCGGAGAACGGGTACACCGTCGAGTGCGCCCTGCTCCAGTCCGTCGAGCTGGACACCTCCGCCTGGGCGGAGCGCGAACGCTCCGTCGTCTTCCTGCTCTCCGCCGTGCGTTCCGACCTCGCCCCCTGAAGCGTCCGCGGGGGAGTGCGAGGTAGGCTGACCGATTGTTGTACCGCGCCCGGCTGTTCGACGGTTCGTTCGTCAATGTCCGGAATAGTGGACCGTTTTGGTCCACATGTGGTACAGCGAAACCGGGGGACGCGCAACGTGGCGCAGTCCACAGCGAGCCGAGGCAGAACTGTCTGTCGCGGTGGCGAACGGCCGCGAGAATGTATACCTCCGCGCGCGTTTCGTGCCGCGCGGGGAGCCCGCTCGTTCTTGTTGACGAGCACCGGCGTGCCGTGGTTCGGGCATCCCGGGCGAAGGGCGAAGGAGCACTGACGATGGGCGAGGGGTACGCATGACTGACACCGGCCAGATCCCGGGCGAGGGACTGCCGGAGAACGCAGGCATGGTGGAGCAGCCGGGCGTCCCCGCCCCGGACGCCTACACCTACCTCGAACCCTCCGAGCACACGTCCGAGGACGACGACCTCCTGTTGATGCCCGCCTCCCAGGGGGCGTGGAGCGACGCCCCGGCCGTACCGGCCGGCCCGCACGAGCAGTTCACCGCGCAGGGCCACCCCGTGAACGGCACGCTCGGATCCGGCGTCACCGATGTCAACGGTGTGCGCATCCCCGCCCACACGCCCGTACAGGTCCCGGTCGCCGCCGCGCACGCCCGGCGCCCGCTGCACCGCGGTCCCGCGTCCACCGTGGGGCCCTCCTACGGGGGGCCGCAGACCGGTGGAGTGGTCCGCTCGCTCGCGGACCGGGGGCCGGCAGGCCCGCAGAGCCCGATGCCCGCGCGGCACGCCGGACCGCCGACGACCGCTCCTGAGCACGTCGACGTCCCGGCCGACGACGCGTCCGCGCTTCCCGGTCCGCAGCTGGGCGAGATCCCGCCGCAGGGCGTACCCGCCTGGGGCCCGCCCGAGCCGGTGGCGACCCCGGAGCCGGCCGCCGTTCCCGAAGCGGTGGCAACCCCTGAGGCGGTGGCAGCCCCCGAACCGGCCGCCCAGCCCGAGGCGGTGGCAACCTCCGAGCCGGTCGAGACGCCGGAGGCGGCCGATGCCGCCGAGGCCGTGGTGGAGCCCGCAGCGGTGGTGGAGGCCGAGGCGCCCGTCGCGCCCGAGGAGCACGCGGCGCCTGCCGAGCAGGTCGCGCCCGCAGGACTTGTGGCACCTGACGAACCTGTGGCACCTGCCGAACCGGCCGTGCCCGTCGCCTCCGCAGAAACGGTCGCCCCGGAGCCGGAGCCGGTGGCGGTCGTGGTTCCGGAGACTCCGGTCGAGCCCGCGCCGGAGGCCGTGGCCGAAACCCCGGTGGCCGACGTGCCGGTGGCCGAAGCCCCGGCGACCGACGTACCGGTCGGTGTTCCCGCAGACGCCCCGGCCGAAGAGGCCGCCGAGCCGGCCGTCCCGGCCGAGCCCACGGCAGAGTTCGAGCCCGTCGAGGACTCCGTGGCCGAGCCCGTCGCGCCCGCTCCCGTGGCCGAGCCCGAGCAGGCAGCCGAGCTCCCGCAGCAGCCCGCACCCGCCGAGCCCGAGCAAGTACCGGCCGCACCCGAGGCCCCGCAAGCACCCGAGGCCCCGGAGCCGGTCACCCTGCAGCAGCCCGGGATCCAGCCCGATGCAGCGCCCGAGCCCGAGGCGGCAGCGCCTGCGCCCGAGCCCGCTCCCGACCCCGTAGCGGAGCCCGCACCGGCCGTCGAGCCCGTCGCGGAGGTCGCACCCGCTCCCGACCCCGTAGCGGAGCCCGCACCGGCCGTCGAGCCCGTCGTGGAGACCGCACCGGCTCCCGACCTCGTCGCCGCACCGCCGGCCGGTCCCCAGACCCTCGGCGATCCGGAGTCCGACGGCGGCCCCGAGATCATCGAGACTCCGGAGACCGAGACCTTCGAGGCGGAGGCGCCGGAGCCGGTGATCCCGGAAGCCCTTGCTCCGGAGGCCCAGGCCCCCGCGGCCGAGGCACAGCCCACCGAGGCCCCGGCCGCGCAGGCCCCGGCCACGGAGGTCTCTCCGACCGAGGTCCAGGAACCCGCCGGGGAGGCTCCCGAGGAGGCGCCGCTCGCGGCGGCCACGCAAGACCACCGGCCCGACGAGGCGGCGGCCGAGACCGCGCCCGAAGCGGAAGCGGCCCCCCCCGTCCCTCCCCGCCCCCGGCTACGACGACGCCGAGCGCGAAGCCGTCCTGCGGGTGATGCGCGAACGCCGCGACATCCGCAACGGCTTCCGCAGCGACCCCATCCCCCACGAGGTCCTCCTCCGCGTCCTGGAAGCGGCCCACACCGCGCCGAGCGTCGGACACTCGCAGCCCTGGGACTTCGTCGTCATCCGCTCCGCGGAGACGCGCCGCTCCATGCACGAACTGGCCCAGCGCCAGCGGGAGGCGTACGCCAAGTCGCTGCCCAAGGCCCGGGCCAAGCAGTTCAAGGAACTGAAGATCGAGGCCATCCTCGACACGCCGGTGAACATCGTCGTCACCGCCGATCCCACCCGCGGAGGCCGTCACACCCTCGGCCGGCACACCCAGCCGCAGATGGCTCCGTACTCCTCGGCGCTCGCCGTGGAGAACCTGTGGCTCGCCGCCCGCGCCGAGGGCCTCGGCGTCGGCTGGGTCAGCTTCTTCGACGAGCGGGAGATGGTCCGTGCGCTCGGCCTGCCCGAGCACCTCGAAGTCGTCGCCTACCTCTGCGTCGGATACGTCGACGAATTCCCCGAGGAACCCGAGCTGATGCAGGCGGGCTGGTCCAAGCGCCGCCCGCTGTCCTGGGTCGTCCACGAGGAGACGTACGGCCGGCGCGCGCTGCCCGGCGAGGAGCCGCACAACCTCCTCCAGGAGACCATCGCAGGCATCCGTCCCCTTGACGCCAAGGCGCTCGGCGAGGCGTGGGAACGCCAGAAGCGGATGACGAAGCCCGCCGGAGCGCTCGGCATGCTGGAGATCATCTCCGCCCAGCTGTCCGGGCTCTCTCGGCTCTGCCCGCCGCCCGTCCCGGAGCCCGCCGCCGTCGCGATCTTCGCCGGTGACCACGGGGTCCACGCCCAGGGCGTCACGGCGTGGCCGCAGGAGGTCACCGCCCAGATGGTCGCCAACTTCCTCGGTGGCGGCGCCGTCTGCAACGCCTTCGCCGCCCAGGTCGGCGCCGAGGTCTGCGTCGTCGATGTCGGTGTGGCCGCCGAACTCCCCGCGACGCCCGGCCTGCTGCCCAGGAAGGTCCGCCCCGGAACGGCCGACTTCACCACCGGTCCCGCGCTCACCCGCGAGGAGGTACTCGCGGCGATCGAGGTGGGCATCGAGACCGCCCGCGACCTGGTGGCGGCCGGCAACAAGGGCCTGCTCACCGGTGAGATGGGCATCGCCAACACCACCGCGTCCGCCGCGCTGATCTGTGTCTACACCGGCATGGACCCTGCGGAGGTCACCGGCCGCGGCACCGGGATCAACGACGAGATGCACGCCCGCAAGGTCGATGTCGTCCGCCGCGCCCTGGAGTTGCACCAGCCCGACCCGAACGACCCGATCGGAGTGCTGGCCGCGGTCGGCGGTCTGGAGCACGCCGCCATGGCGGGCTTCCTGCTGGGCGGTGCCTCTCTCCGCACGCCGGTCATCCTGGACGGCGTGAGCGCCGGTGCGGCCGCGCTGGTCGCCCGGGCGATCGCCCCCGAGGCGCTCGCCGCGTGCATCGCGGGCCACCGCAGCGCGGAACCAGGCCATGTCGCGGCCCTGAACAAGCTGGGCCTGCGCCCGCTGGTCGACCTGGACCTCCGCCTCGGCGAGGGCACAGGCGCGCTCCTCGCGCTCCCCATCGTGCAGAGCGCGGCCCGCGCGATGCACGACGTGGCCACCTTCGACTCCGCGGGTGTCACGGAGAAGTAGCCGACACCGTGCCCGGACGCGCCCGACCGGCCCGTCCGGGCACCGTTCCGGCCCGGCGGTGACGAACCCGTGCAGCGGGGTCGTCACCGCGGACCTTCCCGGGCCGGCCACGGCGAGGACACGGCGCCGGCCGGCGACCGCAGTCCGTCTCCAGGTCGCTCTGCCCCGGACGCCGGGGAGAGCCCGCTCCCGGCGGCGCCGAGCCCGGCCACGAGCCTGCCGCACCGCCCCGGCCACCGCGCCCACCACCCCGTATCGTGTTCCCACGCGTCACCGCCTCACCCAGCCCGCGTCACCGCCGCTCCACCGCCGCAGCGGCCCGCAGCACACCGCACCCTGCACGAGGAGCCCGCACGACCATGGCCGAGTACGACGATCACCCTGCCTACCCCGTCGGACTGCGCCTGAACGGGCGCCGCGTCGTCGTCGTCGGCGGCGGTCAGGTCGCGCAGCGCCGGCTGCCCGCCCTCATCGCGGCCGGGGCCGACATCACCCTGATCTCCCCGTCGGCGACCGCGTCCGTCGAGGCGATGGCCGACACCGGTGAGATCCGGTGGGAGCGCCGCAGGTATCAGGACGGCGACCTCACGGACACCTGGTACGCCCTTGTCGCGTCGTCCGACGCGGCGGCCAACGACGCCGCGTCCGCCGAGGCGGAGCGCACCCGCACCTGGTGCGTCCGCAGCGACGACGCGGAGGCGGCGACCGCCTGGACCCCGGCCACCGGCCGCAGCGAGGGCATCACGGTCGCCGTCCTCTCCACCACCTCGCAGGGCCGTGACCCCCGGCACTCCGCCGCGGTCCGCGACGCGATCG
Proteins encoded in this window:
- a CDS encoding MetQ/NlpA family ABC transporter substrate-binding protein — encoded protein: MRKNIKITAAAAATAALAFGLSACGTDSDPASKGETGAKADTSKALVVAASPTPHADILNFVKKNLADKAGLKLEVKEFTDYVLPNTATENGQVDANFFQHKPYLDDFNKKNKTHIVPVVDVHLEPLGLYSKKIKDVKDIKAGQTIAVPNDTTNEGRALQLLAENGLITVKDGVGTNAKLSDITDKKGLEFKEIEAATVPRALDDVDAAVINGNYAIEADLKPGQDSLVLEKADGNPYANFLAVKDGNEDDPRVQKLAKLLNSDEVKKFIEDTYKGSIIPAFGEPAKS
- a CDS encoding GNAT family N-acetyltransferase, producing the protein MTTTFPSISISTDRLVLRPFDMADVPAYIEMMNDELVTAWTDAPHPYTQVDAERWVRRIAPAERSQGNGIVFAVTEFLTQRLVGSVRLLNTDRRTLATEVRYITAPWARGEGYATESVLALAEWLFRDQGFERIELRTPAGNTASQQVAQKLGCISEGVLRNARIARTATEDGGWTDIRTDLIVWGLLPEDLEGVAEQLAEAGGYGAYNDWN
- the cbiE gene encoding precorrin-6y C5,15-methyltransferase (decarboxylating) subunit CbiE, whose protein sequence is MADRVTVIGWDGSPLPGAATAALSAATLVAGAGHHLELPEVPERAERIRLGSVDLAARRIAGHRGSAVVLADGDPGFFGVVRTLRKPEHGLEVEVVPAVSSVATAFARAGMPWDDAQIVVAHPRTLRRAVNVIRAHHKVAVLTSPGAGPVELALLLDGVHRTFVICEELGTVRERVTVLTSDKTADHTWRDPNVVIVVGGGPETSATGVWIAGRRPANPEDVRGWALPAPAYGGTGEGGEGESPGLRAAQLARLGPRTGDLVWDIGCGGGALAVEAARFGAAVLAVDNDPDACARTTAAARAFQVSVQVVRGTAPHVLERLPEPDVVRIGGGGVRVVTAVADRRPERIVTHASNRDEAEALGAALAENGYTVECALLQSVELDTSAWAERERSVVFLLSAVRSDLAP